A stretch of the uncultured Desulfobacter sp. genome encodes the following:
- the nifH gene encoding nitrogenase iron protein, giving the protein MRKVAIYGKGGIGKSTTTQNTVAGLVEAGKKIMIVGCDPKSDSTRLMLNGLAQKTVLDTLREEGEDVELEDVRKEGYGGTLCTESGGPEPGVGCAGRGIITSINLLEQLGAYDEEQNLDYVFYDVLGDVVCGGFAMPIREGKAQEIYIVVSGEMMAMYAANNICKGIVKFAQSGGVRLGGLICNSRMVDNEEEMIQQLAKKLGTQMLHFVPRDNMVQQAEINRKTVIDFAPEHPQADEYRALSKKMDENELFVIPTPLEIEELENMLIEYGIAS; this is encoded by the coding sequence ATGAGAAAAGTAGCAATCTACGGAAAAGGCGGCATCGGCAAATCCACTACAACCCAGAACACTGTTGCAGGACTGGTGGAAGCCGGTAAAAAAATCATGATCGTGGGCTGCGATCCCAAGTCTGACTCTACCCGTTTGATGCTCAACGGCCTGGCCCAGAAAACCGTTCTGGATACCCTGAGAGAAGAGGGTGAAGATGTCGAACTTGAAGACGTAAGAAAAGAAGGATACGGCGGAACGCTTTGTACAGAGTCCGGCGGACCCGAACCCGGTGTTGGTTGTGCAGGCCGTGGTATCATCACCTCCATCAACCTGCTGGAACAGCTGGGTGCCTATGACGAAGAGCAGAACCTGGATTATGTATTTTATGATGTTCTCGGCGACGTTGTTTGCGGTGGTTTTGCAATGCCGATTCGTGAAGGTAAAGCCCAGGAGATCTATATTGTTGTATCCGGCGAGATGATGGCCATGTACGCTGCCAACAACATCTGTAAAGGTATCGTGAAATTTGCCCAGTCCGGCGGCGTCCGTCTTGGCGGTTTGATCTGCAACTCCCGTATGGTTGACAACGAAGAAGAGATGATTCAGCAGTTGGCCAAAAAACTGGGTACCCAGATGCTTCACTTTGTTCCCAGAGACAACATGGTTCAGCAGGCAGAGATCAACAGAAAAACCGTAATTGATTTTGCTCCGGAACACCCCCAGGCAGACGAATACCGTGCATTATCCAAAAAAATGGACGAAAACGAACTGTTCGTTATTCCCACACCGCTGGAAATTGAAGAACTGGAAAACATGCTCATTGAATACGGGATCGCTTCATAA